In the genome of Streptomyces collinus, one region contains:
- a CDS encoding NADH-quinone oxidoreductase subunit G, giving the protein MTVTTSSPSGGGEAAVPPEDLVSLTIDGAEISVPKGTLVIRAAEQLGIEIPRFCDHPLLDPAGACRQCIVEVEGQRKPMASCTITCTDGMVVKTHLTSPVAEKAQKGVMELLLINHPLDCPVCDKGGECPLQNQAMSHGDADSRFDGRKRTYEKPVPISTQVLLDRERCVLCARCTRFSNQVAGDPMIELIERGALQQVGTGEGDPFESYFSGNTIQICPVGALTSAAYRFRSRPFDLVSSPSVCEHCSGGCATRTDHRRGKVMRRLAANDPEVNEEWICDKGRFGFRYAQQRDRLDTPLVRNAEGELEPASWPEALQIAAQGLLASRGRTGVLTGGRLTVEDAYAYSKFARVALDTNDIDFRARVHSSEEADFLAAQIAGRGRDLDGTGVTYTALEKAPAVLLVGFEAEEEAPGVFLRLRKAWRQHGQKTFSLATHATRGLEKAGGTLLPAAPGTETEWLDALASGAGLEDDGALAAEALRAEGAVIVVGERLAAVAGGLTAAARTASATGARLVWIPRRAGERGAIEAGALPSLLPGGRPATDPRARDEVAAVWGVAGLPHRYGRDTGQIVEAAATGELQALLVAGVEIADLPDPARARAALDEVGFLVSLELRPSEISRKADVVLPVAAVAEKAGTFLNWEGRIRFFEAALKPDQMTRRSAPTDARVLQMLADAMDVHLGLPDLRTVRGEIDRLGAWDGPRAGEPLETAAALPRPAAGEAVLAGHRLLLDQGVLQQGDEALAGTRHAARARVSAPTAAEAGVKDGDLLAVTGPQGVVELPLHISDMPDRVVWLPLNSTGGGVASDTGARPGSLVRIGPATLAAEATKEVEA; this is encoded by the coding sequence CAGCTCTCCCTCAGGCGGGGGAGAGGCGGCGGTCCCGCCGGAGGACCTCGTGTCGCTGACGATCGACGGCGCGGAGATCAGCGTGCCCAAGGGCACCCTGGTCATCCGGGCCGCCGAGCAGCTCGGCATCGAGATCCCCCGGTTCTGCGACCACCCCCTGCTCGACCCGGCCGGCGCCTGCCGCCAGTGCATCGTCGAGGTCGAGGGCCAGCGCAAGCCGATGGCGTCCTGCACCATCACCTGCACCGACGGGATGGTGGTGAAGACCCACCTCACCTCCCCGGTCGCGGAGAAGGCCCAGAAGGGTGTGATGGAGCTCCTGCTCATCAACCACCCGCTGGACTGCCCGGTCTGCGACAAGGGCGGCGAGTGCCCGCTGCAGAACCAGGCCATGTCGCACGGCGACGCCGACTCCCGTTTCGACGGCCGCAAGCGGACCTACGAGAAGCCCGTCCCGATCTCCACGCAGGTGCTGCTCGACCGCGAGCGGTGCGTGCTGTGCGCCCGCTGCACCCGGTTCTCCAACCAGGTCGCGGGCGACCCGATGATCGAGCTGATCGAGCGCGGCGCGCTCCAGCAGGTCGGCACCGGCGAGGGCGACCCCTTCGAGTCGTACTTCTCCGGCAACACCATCCAGATCTGCCCGGTCGGCGCGCTGACCTCGGCGGCGTACCGATTCCGCTCCCGCCCCTTCGACCTGGTCTCCTCCCCGTCGGTGTGCGAGCACTGCTCCGGCGGCTGCGCCACGCGCACCGACCACCGGCGCGGCAAGGTCATGCGGCGGCTCGCGGCGAACGACCCCGAGGTCAACGAGGAGTGGATCTGCGACAAGGGGCGGTTCGGGTTCCGGTACGCGCAGCAGCGCGACCGGCTCGACACGCCGCTGGTGCGCAACGCCGAGGGCGAGCTGGAACCGGCCTCCTGGCCGGAGGCGCTGCAGATCGCGGCCCAGGGGCTGCTGGCCTCCCGGGGCCGCACCGGTGTCCTGACCGGCGGCCGCCTCACCGTCGAGGACGCCTACGCGTACAGCAAGTTCGCGCGCGTGGCCCTCGACACCAACGACATCGACTTCCGCGCGCGGGTGCACAGCAGCGAGGAGGCCGACTTCCTCGCCGCCCAGATCGCCGGGCGCGGCCGGGACCTCGACGGCACGGGCGTCACGTACACCGCGCTGGAGAAGGCACCGGCCGTCCTGCTGGTCGGCTTCGAGGCGGAGGAGGAGGCGCCCGGCGTCTTCCTGCGGCTGCGCAAGGCCTGGCGTCAGCACGGGCAGAAGACCTTCTCCCTCGCCACGCACGCCACCCGCGGTCTGGAGAAGGCCGGCGGCACGCTGCTGCCGGCCGCCCCCGGCACCGAGACCGAGTGGCTGGACGCGCTCGCGAGCGGCGCCGGCCTGGAGGACGACGGTGCGCTCGCCGCCGAGGCGCTGCGCGCCGAGGGCGCGGTGATCGTCGTCGGCGAGCGGCTGGCCGCCGTGGCCGGCGGGCTCACCGCCGCAGCACGCACGGCCTCCGCGACCGGTGCCCGGCTGGTGTGGATCCCGCGCCGGGCCGGGGAACGCGGTGCGATCGAGGCGGGCGCGCTGCCGTCGCTGCTGCCGGGCGGGCGTCCGGCCACCGACCCGCGCGCGCGTGACGAGGTCGCCGCCGTCTGGGGCGTCGCCGGTCTCCCGCACCGCTACGGCCGTGACACCGGCCAGATCGTGGAGGCCGCGGCGACCGGAGAGCTCCAGGCCCTGCTGGTGGCGGGCGTGGAGATCGCCGATCTGCCCGACCCGGCACGCGCGCGTGCGGCGCTGGACGAGGTGGGCTTCCTGGTCTCGCTGGAGCTGCGGCCGAGCGAGATCAGCCGCAAGGCCGATGTCGTCCTGCCCGTGGCCGCGGTCGCCGAGAAGGCCGGCACCTTCCTCAACTGGGAAGGCCGCATCCGCTTCTTCGAGGCCGCGCTCAAGCCGGACCAGATGACCCGCCGCTCCGCGCCCACCGACGCGCGCGTGCTGCAGATGCTGGCCGACGCCATGGACGTCCACCTCGGACTGCCGGATCTGCGCACCGTGCGCGGCGAGATCGACCGGCTCGGCGCCTGGGACGGCCCGCGGGCCGGTGAACCCCTGGAGACCGCGGCCGCCCTGCCGCGCCCGGCCGCCGGGGAAGCCGTCCTCGCGGGGCACCGGCTGCTGCTCGACCAGGGCGTCCTCCAGCAGGGCGACGAGGCGCTCGCCGGGACCCGGCACGCCGCACGCGCGCGCGTGTCGGCCCCGACGGCCGCCGAGGCGGGCGTCAAGGACGGCGACCTGCTCGCGGTGACCGGCCCCCAGGGGGTCGTGGAACTTCCGCTCCACATCAGTGACATGCCCGACCGGGTGGTGTGGCTGCCGCTCAACTCCACCGGCGGCGGCGTCGCCTCCGACACCGGGGCGCGGCCCGGCTCCCTCGTCCGCATCGGACCGGCGACGCTCGCCGCCGAGGCCACCAAGGAGGTGGAGGCATGA
- the nuoH gene encoding NADH-quinone oxidoreductase subunit NuoH — MSPFLAAEDLSMFGTDPWWLVVIKAVFCFAFLMVTVLVSIVMERKVVAWMQLRIGPNRHGPWGMLQSLADGIKLMLKEDVIVKRADKVVYVLAPVIAAIPAFMAIAVIPFGPAGNEISIFGQRTTMQLTDLPIAMLYILAVASVGIYGIVLAGWSSGSTYPLLGGLRSCAQMISYEIAMGAAFASVFLYSGSMSTSTIVEQQADRWYIVLLPVSFIIYIVTMVGETNRAPFDMPESEGDLVGGFNTEYSSIKFAMFMLAEYVNMVTVSAVATTLFLGGWRAPWPVSTFWEGANHGWWPLLWFTVKVQLLLFMFIWIRGTLPRVRYDQLMKLGWKVLIPVSLVWLMLVASVRAFRNEGYDFADIALYVGGGVLALLLLSFVADMFREKAKKAEEPAETPAAFDPMAGGFPVPPLPGQELPPVPRRRSRRERELIVSGGTDTQSDGSLGGTTDGKEASDG, encoded by the coding sequence ATGAGCCCGTTCCTCGCCGCTGAAGACCTCTCGATGTTCGGCACCGACCCCTGGTGGCTGGTCGTCATCAAGGCGGTCTTCTGCTTCGCCTTCCTGATGGTGACCGTGCTGGTCTCCATCGTCATGGAGCGCAAGGTCGTGGCCTGGATGCAGCTGCGCATCGGCCCCAACCGGCACGGTCCCTGGGGCATGCTCCAGTCGCTCGCCGACGGCATCAAGCTGATGCTGAAGGAGGACGTGATCGTCAAGCGCGCGGACAAGGTGGTGTACGTCCTCGCGCCGGTGATCGCGGCGATCCCGGCCTTCATGGCGATCGCGGTGATCCCCTTCGGCCCGGCCGGCAACGAGATCTCGATCTTCGGCCAGCGCACCACGATGCAGCTCACCGACCTGCCGATCGCGATGCTCTACATCCTCGCGGTCGCCTCGGTCGGCATCTACGGCATCGTCCTGGCGGGCTGGAGCTCCGGCTCGACCTACCCGCTGCTGGGCGGTCTGCGCTCCTGCGCGCAGATGATCTCCTACGAGATCGCGATGGGCGCCGCCTTCGCCTCCGTCTTCCTCTACTCGGGGTCGATGTCGACCTCGACGATCGTCGAACAGCAGGCCGACCGCTGGTACATCGTGCTGCTGCCGGTCTCCTTCATCATCTACATCGTCACGATGGTCGGCGAGACCAACCGCGCCCCCTTCGACATGCCGGAGTCCGAGGGCGACCTGGTCGGCGGCTTCAACACCGAGTACTCGTCGATCAAGTTCGCGATGTTCATGCTCGCCGAGTACGTCAACATGGTGACCGTCTCGGCCGTCGCCACCACGCTGTTCCTCGGCGGCTGGCGGGCCCCCTGGCCCGTCAGCACCTTCTGGGAGGGCGCCAACCACGGCTGGTGGCCGCTGCTGTGGTTCACGGTCAAGGTCCAGCTGCTGCTGTTCATGTTCATCTGGATCCGCGGCACCCTCCCGCGCGTCCGCTACGACCAGCTGATGAAGCTCGGCTGGAAGGTCCTCATCCCGGTCTCGCTGGTGTGGCTGATGCTCGTCGCGAGCGTGCGGGCCTTCCGGAACGAGGGCTACGACTTCGCCGACATCGCCCTGTACGTGGGCGGCGGCGTCCTCGCCCTGCTGCTGCTCTCCTTCGTCGCCGACATGTTCCGCGAGAAGGCCAAGAAGGCCGAAGAGCCGGCCGAGACCCCGGCCGCCTTCGACCCGATGGCGGGCGGATTCCCCGTACCGCCGCTGCCCGGACAGGAACTACCGCCGGTCCCGCGCCGCCGCTCGCGCCGTGAGCGGGAGCTGATTGTCAGTGGTGGGACCGATACTCAGAGTGACGGATCTCTGGGCGGAACTACGGATGGAAAGGAGGCGTCCGATGGCTGA
- the nuoI gene encoding NADH-quinone oxidoreductase subunit NuoI: MAEELERSKAEEPKDTKPGFQNPVAGFGVTFKAMFKKRLTEQYPEQQKTTAPRFHGRHQLNRHPDGLEKCVGCELCAWACPADAIYVEGADNTDEERYSPGERYGRVYQINYARCILCGLCIEACPTRALTMTNEFELADSSRANLIYTKEQLLAGLEEGMVDSPHAIYPGTDEQDYYRGLVTEAAPGTEQQVAHSKGEVVQEADSTFGGTEPASGKVTGR, encoded by the coding sequence ATGGCTGAGGAACTCGAGCGTTCGAAGGCTGAGGAACCCAAGGACACCAAGCCCGGTTTCCAGAACCCCGTGGCCGGCTTCGGCGTGACCTTCAAGGCCATGTTCAAGAAGCGGCTGACCGAGCAGTACCCGGAGCAGCAGAAGACCACGGCTCCGCGCTTCCATGGACGGCACCAGCTCAACCGCCATCCGGACGGCCTGGAGAAGTGCGTCGGCTGTGAACTGTGCGCCTGGGCCTGCCCCGCCGACGCGATCTACGTGGAGGGCGCGGACAACACCGACGAGGAGCGCTACTCGCCGGGCGAGCGGTACGGCCGCGTCTACCAGATCAACTACGCCCGCTGCATCCTGTGCGGCCTGTGCATCGAGGCCTGCCCCACGCGAGCGCTCACGATGACCAACGAGTTCGAGCTGGCCGACTCCAGCCGGGCCAACCTCATCTACACCAAGGAGCAGCTGCTCGCCGGTCTGGAGGAGGGCATGGTCGACTCGCCCCACGCCATCTACCCCGGCACGGACGAACAGGACTACTACCGGGGCCTGGTGACGGAAGCGGCGCCCGGCACCGAGCAGCAGGTCGCCCACTCCAAGGGCGAGGTCGTGCAGGAGGCCGACTCGACCTTCGGCGGGACGGAACCGGCGTCGGGGAAGGTGACCGGCCGATGA
- a CDS encoding NADH-quinone oxidoreductase subunit J: MTTQLAAYSTSTAEAVQFWILGTVAVIGALCTILMKRAVHSALCLAGTMIILAVFYLANGAYFLGVVQIIVYTGAIMMLFLFVVMLVGVTAADSLKETIKGQRWLAALCGLGFGVLLVAGIGNASLTEFNGIGQANAGGNVEGLAALLFTKYVFAFEITGALLITAAVGAMVLTHRERTERAKTQRELAEERVREGKQLPPLPAPGVYARHNAVDIAGLLPDGTPSDLTVSKTLRERGQIRDVSQEALNDLKALEQRSEERLERRAVGPAKFQRSEEASK, translated from the coding sequence ATGACCACCCAGCTCGCCGCCTACTCCACCTCCACCGCGGAGGCGGTCCAGTTCTGGATCCTCGGCACCGTCGCGGTCATCGGCGCCCTGTGCACCATCCTCATGAAGCGGGCCGTGCACAGCGCGCTCTGCCTCGCCGGGACCATGATCATCCTGGCGGTGTTCTACCTCGCCAACGGCGCCTACTTCCTGGGCGTCGTCCAGATCATCGTCTACACCGGCGCGATCATGATGCTGTTCCTGTTCGTGGTGATGCTCGTCGGCGTCACCGCGGCGGACTCCCTGAAGGAGACCATCAAGGGCCAGCGCTGGCTGGCCGCGCTGTGCGGGCTCGGCTTCGGCGTCCTGCTGGTCGCCGGGATCGGCAACGCGTCCCTGACGGAGTTCAACGGCATCGGCCAGGCGAACGCCGGGGGCAACGTGGAGGGCCTCGCCGCCCTCCTCTTCACCAAGTACGTCTTCGCGTTCGAGATCACCGGCGCCCTGCTCATCACGGCCGCCGTCGGCGCCATGGTGCTCACCCACCGCGAGCGCACCGAGCGGGCCAAGACGCAGCGGGAGCTCGCCGAGGAGCGCGTGCGCGAGGGCAAGCAGTTGCCGCCGCTGCCGGCGCCCGGTGTCTACGCCCGGCACAACGCGGTCGACATCGCGGGCCTGCTGCCCGACGGCACCCCGTCCGACCTCACCGTCAGCAAGACCCTGCGCGAGCGCGGCCAGATCCGCGACGTGTCGCAGGAGGCGCTCAACGACCTCAAGGCCCTGGAGCAGCGGTCCGAGGAGCGTCTGGAGCGCAGGGCGGTCGGGCCGGCGAAGTTCCAGCGGTCCGAGGAGGCGTCGAAGTGA
- the nuoK gene encoding NADH-quinone oxidoreductase subunit NuoK produces MNPVNYLYLAALLFTIGATGVLIRRNAIIVFMCIELMLNACNLAFVAFSRMHGNLDGQIIAFFTMVVAAAEVVVGLAIIVSLFRARHSASVDDASLMKL; encoded by the coding sequence GTGAACCCGGTCAACTACCTGTACCTCGCGGCCCTGTTGTTCACGATCGGCGCCACCGGCGTGCTGATCAGGCGCAACGCGATCATCGTGTTCATGTGCATCGAGCTGATGCTCAACGCCTGCAACCTCGCGTTCGTCGCCTTCTCCCGGATGCACGGCAACCTCGACGGCCAGATCATCGCCTTCTTCACGATGGTCGTCGCCGCCGCCGAGGTCGTGGTCGGACTCGCGATCATCGTGTCCCTGTTCCGTGCCCGCCACTCGGCCTCGGTCGACGACGCCAGCCTGATGAAGCTGTAA
- the nuoL gene encoding NADH-quinone oxidoreductase subunit L, with the protein MENLIALLVAAPLLGAAVLLCGGRRLDAVGHWLGTLLAAVSFVLGLVLFTDMLGRDAESRVLSQHLFSWIPVEGFQADVAFQLDQLSMTFVLLITGVGSLIHLYSIGYMEHDERRRRFFGYLNLFLAAMLILVLADNYLLLYVGWEGVGLASYLLIGFWQHKPSAATAAKKAFLVNRVGDMGLSIAIMLMFLWFGTFAFGPVLGDHGEAGLAGAAGEDKLTAIALMLLLAACGKSAQVPLQSWLGDAMEGPTPVSALIHAATMVTAGVYLIVRSAAVFNGAPDAQLVVTIVGAVTLLFGAIVGCAKDDIKKALAGSTMSQIGYMILAAGLGPIGYVFAIMHLVTHGFFKAGLFLGAGSVMHGMNDEVDMRRYGGLRKYMPVTFVTFGLGYLAIIGFPGLSGFFSKDKIIEAAFAKGGTEGWILGACALLGAAITAFYMTRVMLMTFFGEERWRNAPTPSPARPDVEPAAETRGEYTPPHPHESPKIMTIPMIVLAVGSVAGGAFFSIGDRFMHWLEPVTGHSHGNPPISAGVVTGATVACMIIGVAIAWAQYGRRPVPAVAPRGSLLTRAARRDLLQDDFNHVVLVRGGEHLTRSLVYVDHTLVDGVVNGTAASVGGLSGRMRKLQNGFARSYAVSMFGGAAVIVAATLLMRAV; encoded by the coding sequence GTGGAGAACCTCATTGCGCTGCTGGTGGCGGCGCCCCTGCTCGGAGCGGCGGTCCTGCTGTGCGGCGGGCGGCGGCTGGACGCCGTCGGCCACTGGCTCGGCACCCTGCTCGCGGCCGTCTCCTTCGTGCTCGGCCTGGTGCTGTTCACCGACATGCTGGGCCGGGACGCCGAGAGCCGCGTCCTGAGCCAGCACCTGTTCAGCTGGATCCCGGTCGAGGGCTTCCAGGCGGACGTCGCCTTCCAGCTCGACCAGCTGTCCATGACGTTCGTGCTGCTGATCACGGGCGTCGGATCGCTGATCCACCTGTACTCGATCGGGTACATGGAGCACGACGAGCGGCGCCGCCGCTTCTTCGGCTATCTGAACCTGTTCCTCGCGGCGATGCTGATCCTCGTCCTCGCCGACAACTACCTGCTGCTGTACGTCGGCTGGGAGGGCGTCGGTCTCGCCTCCTACCTGCTGATCGGCTTCTGGCAGCACAAGCCCAGCGCCGCCACGGCCGCGAAGAAGGCCTTCCTGGTCAACCGCGTCGGCGACATGGGCCTGTCCATCGCGATCATGCTCATGTTCCTGTGGTTCGGCACCTTCGCCTTCGGGCCGGTGCTCGGCGACCACGGTGAGGCCGGGCTCGCCGGTGCCGCCGGTGAGGACAAGCTGACCGCGATCGCGCTGATGCTGCTCCTCGCCGCCTGCGGCAAGTCCGCCCAGGTGCCGCTGCAGTCCTGGCTCGGGGACGCGATGGAGGGCCCGACCCCGGTCTCGGCCCTCATCCACGCCGCGACGATGGTGACGGCGGGCGTCTACCTGATCGTCCGCTCCGCGGCCGTCTTCAACGGCGCCCCGGACGCGCAGCTGGTGGTCACCATCGTCGGCGCGGTCACGCTGCTGTTCGGTGCGATCGTCGGTTGCGCGAAGGACGACATCAAGAAGGCCCTGGCCGGCTCGACCATGTCGCAGATCGGCTACATGATCCTCGCCGCCGGCCTCGGCCCCATCGGCTACGTCTTCGCGATCATGCACCTGGTGACGCACGGCTTCTTCAAGGCCGGGCTGTTCCTCGGCGCCGGATCGGTCATGCACGGCATGAACGACGAGGTCGACATGCGCCGCTACGGCGGGCTCCGGAAGTACATGCCGGTCACCTTCGTCACCTTCGGCCTCGGCTACCTGGCCATCATCGGCTTCCCGGGCCTGTCCGGCTTCTTCTCCAAGGACAAGATCATCGAGGCGGCGTTCGCCAAGGGCGGCACCGAGGGCTGGATCCTCGGCGCCTGCGCCCTGCTCGGCGCGGCCATCACGGCGTTCTACATGACGCGCGTGATGCTGATGACGTTCTTCGGTGAGGAGCGCTGGCGCAACGCCCCGACGCCGTCCCCGGCCCGGCCGGACGTGGAGCCCGCCGCCGAGACGCGCGGCGAGTACACACCGCCGCACCCGCACGAGTCGCCCAAGATCATGACGATCCCGATGATCGTGCTGGCCGTCGGATCGGTGGCCGGAGGCGCGTTCTTCAGCATCGGCGACCGGTTCATGCACTGGCTGGAGCCCGTCACCGGGCACAGCCACGGCAACCCGCCGATCAGCGCGGGCGTGGTCACCGGCGCGACCGTCGCGTGCATGATCATCGGCGTGGCCATCGCCTGGGCCCAGTACGGCCGCCGCCCGGTCCCGGCCGTCGCCCCACGCGGCTCGCTGCTCACCCGGGCCGCCCGCCGCGACCTGCTCCAGGACGACTTCAACCACGTCGTCCTGGTCCGCGGCGGCGAGCACCTCACGCGCTCCCTGGTCTATGTCGACCACACCCTGGTCGACGGCGTCGTCAACGGCACGGCGGCCTCGGTCGGCGGCCTCTCCGGGCGGATGCGCAAGCTGCAGAACGGCTTCGCCCGCTCCTACGCGGTCTCGATGTTCGGGGGTGCGGCGGTCATCGTCGCCGCGACCCTGCTGATGAGGGCGGTCTGA
- a CDS encoding NADH-quinone oxidoreductase subunit M, translating to MSFPLLTVTAALPAVGAIATAAVPAAKRTAAKWLALLFSLATLVLAIVVLVRFDPGGDRYQLTESHAWIADFGVRYELGVDGIGVALVALTALLIPFIILAGWHDADPLETGSSRWRPTQGFFALILAVEAMVILSFEATDVFLFYIFFEAMLIPMYFLIGGFGDRAHEHGEKAAATQRSYAAVKFLLYNLVGGLIMLAAVIGLYVVAGNFSLTEIAEARANGTLDMATNTERWLFLGFFFAFAVKAPLWPLHTWLPNAMQESTAPVAVLITAVVDKVGTFAMLRFCLQLFPEASKWATPAILVLALISIIYGALLAVGQRDIKRLVAYASISHFGFIIMGIFAMTSQGQSGATLYMINHGISTAALMLVAGFLISRRGSRLIADYGGVQKVAPVLAGTFLIGSLATLSLPGLAPFVSEFLVLVGTFTRYPVIGIIATFGIVLAALYTLVLYQRTMTGPVKPEVSAMPDLRVRELVVVAPLVVLLIFLGVYPKPVTQIIDPAVKQTMSDVQKKDPQPEVEAAK from the coding sequence ATGTCCTTTCCTCTGCTGACAGTGACAGCGGCGCTCCCGGCCGTCGGGGCGATCGCCACCGCCGCCGTCCCGGCCGCGAAGCGCACCGCGGCCAAGTGGCTGGCGCTGCTCTTCTCGCTCGCCACGCTCGTCCTGGCGATCGTCGTCCTGGTGCGCTTCGACCCGGGCGGCGACCGCTACCAGCTCACCGAGTCCCACGCCTGGATCGCGGACTTCGGCGTCCGCTACGAACTGGGTGTGGACGGCATCGGGGTGGCGCTGGTCGCGCTGACCGCGCTGCTGATCCCGTTCATCATCCTCGCGGGCTGGCACGACGCCGACCCCCTGGAGACCGGCAGCAGCCGGTGGCGGCCCACGCAGGGCTTCTTCGCCCTGATCCTGGCCGTCGAGGCGATGGTGATCCTCTCCTTCGAGGCCACCGACGTCTTCCTCTTCTACATCTTCTTCGAAGCCATGCTGATCCCGATGTACTTCCTCATCGGCGGCTTCGGGGACCGTGCCCACGAGCACGGCGAGAAGGCGGCGGCGACCCAACGCTCGTACGCGGCCGTCAAGTTCCTCCTCTACAACCTGGTCGGCGGTCTGATCATGCTGGCCGCGGTGATCGGCCTGTACGTGGTCGCCGGGAACTTCTCGCTGACGGAGATCGCCGAGGCCCGCGCCAACGGCACGCTCGACATGGCGACCAACACCGAACGCTGGCTGTTCCTCGGGTTCTTCTTCGCCTTCGCGGTGAAGGCGCCGCTGTGGCCGCTGCACACCTGGCTGCCCAACGCCATGCAGGAGTCCACCGCCCCGGTCGCGGTGCTCATCACGGCGGTCGTCGACAAGGTCGGCACCTTCGCGATGCTCCGCTTCTGCCTCCAGCTGTTCCCGGAGGCCAGCAAGTGGGCCACGCCCGCGATCCTCGTCCTCGCCCTGATCAGCATCATCTACGGGGCGCTGCTCGCGGTCGGCCAGCGGGACATCAAGCGGCTGGTGGCGTACGCGTCGATCTCCCACTTCGGCTTCATCATCATGGGCATCTTCGCGATGACCAGCCAGGGCCAGTCCGGCGCGACGCTCTACATGATCAACCACGGCATCTCGACGGCCGCGCTGATGCTGGTGGCGGGCTTCCTGATCTCCCGGCGCGGCTCGCGGCTCATCGCCGACTACGGCGGAGTGCAGAAGGTCGCCCCGGTGCTCGCCGGCACCTTCCTGATCGGCAGCCTCGCGACGCTGTCGCTGCCGGGGCTTGCGCCGTTCGTCAGTGAGTTCCTGGTCCTGGTCGGCACGTTCACGCGCTACCCGGTGATCGGCATCATCGCCACCTTCGGCATCGTCCTCGCCGCGCTCTACACCCTCGTCCTGTACCAGCGGACGATGACGGGCCCGGTTAAACCGGAGGTCTCCGCGATGCCGGACCTCCGGGTCCGTGAGCTCGTGGTCGTCGCCCCGCTGGTCGTCCTGCTGATCTTCCTGGGCGTCTACCCGAAGCCCGTCACACAGATCATCGACCCGGCGGTCAAACAGACCATGTCCGACGTACAGAAGAAGGACCCCCAGCCCGAGGTGGAGGCGGCCAAGTGA
- the nuoN gene encoding NADH-quinone oxidoreductase subunit NuoN, which translates to MSATAVHSLWTTAADPITKIDAPKFEYGQLSPTLIVVGAAIIGILIEAFVPRKSRYYAQMFVSVVALAAAFAAVVALAADGYGTTKARIAAMGAIAVDGPALFLQGTILLAALVGLFTFAERRLDPVVHGNRVDSFAAQAASVPGSESEKAAVKAGFTTTEVFPLLMFAVAGMLIFPAANDLLTLFVALEVLSLPLYLLCALARRKRLMSQEAAVKYFLLGAFASAFTLFGIALLYGYAGSMSYATIAQVVDGTVQDVNPALADTMGNDALLLIGAALLVMGLLFKVGAVPFHMWTPDVYQGAPTPVTGFMAAATKVAAFGALLRLLYVVLPGLRWDWRPVMWAVAIVTMLGGAIVAITQTDIKRLLAYSSIAHAGFILAGVIATTPDGVSSVLFYLAAYSFVTIGAFAVVTLVRDAGGEATHLSKWAGLGRRSPLVAAVFAVFLLAFAGIPLTSGFAGKFAVFKAAAEGGAAPLVVVGVISSAIAAFFYIRVIVLMFFSEPRPEGPTVAVPSPLTTTAIGVGVAVTLVLGVAPQYFLDLAGQAGVFVR; encoded by the coding sequence GTGAGCGCAACAGCCGTCCACAGCCTGTGGACAACAGCGGCCGATCCGATCACCAAGATCGACGCACCCAAGTTCGAGTACGGCCAGCTGTCGCCGACCCTGATCGTCGTCGGCGCGGCGATCATCGGCATCCTCATCGAGGCGTTCGTCCCGCGGAAATCGCGCTACTACGCCCAGATGTTCGTGTCCGTCGTCGCCCTCGCGGCCGCCTTCGCCGCGGTCGTGGCACTCGCGGCCGACGGGTACGGCACGACCAAGGCGCGCATCGCGGCGATGGGCGCGATCGCCGTCGACGGACCGGCCCTGTTCCTCCAGGGCACGATCCTGCTGGCGGCCCTGGTGGGCCTGTTCACCTTCGCCGAGCGGCGCCTCGACCCGGTGGTGCACGGCAACCGCGTCGACTCCTTCGCCGCCCAGGCCGCGTCCGTGCCGGGCAGTGAGAGCGAGAAGGCCGCGGTCAAGGCCGGGTTCACCACCACCGAGGTGTTCCCGCTGCTGATGTTCGCCGTCGCCGGCATGCTGATCTTCCCGGCGGCCAACGACCTGCTGACGCTGTTCGTGGCGCTGGAGGTCCTCTCCCTGCCGCTGTACCTGCTGTGCGCGCTGGCCCGCCGCAAGCGGCTCATGTCACAGGAGGCGGCGGTCAAGTACTTCCTGCTCGGCGCCTTCGCCTCCGCGTTCACCCTGTTCGGCATCGCCCTGCTCTACGGCTACGCGGGCTCGATGTCGTACGCGACGATCGCGCAGGTCGTCGACGGCACCGTGCAGGACGTCAACCCGGCGCTCGCCGACACCATGGGCAATGACGCGCTGCTGCTGATCGGCGCCGCGCTGCTGGTCATGGGCCTGCTGTTCAAGGTGGGCGCGGTGCCGTTCCACATGTGGACGCCGGACGTGTACCAGGGTGCGCCGACGCCCGTGACCGGCTTCATGGCGGCGGCGACGAAGGTGGCGGCGTTCGGCGCGCTGCTGCGACTGCTGTACGTGGTCCTGCCGGGCCTGCGCTGGGACTGGCGGCCGGTCATGTGGGCCGTGGCCATCGTCACCATGCTGGGCGGTGCGATCGTCGCGATCACGCAGACCGACATCAAGCGGCTGCTGGCGTACTCGTCGATCGCGCACGCCGGGTTCATCCTCGCGGGTGTCATCGCGACCACGCCCGACGGTGTCTCGTCGGTGCTGTTCTACCTCGCGGCGTACTCGTTCGTGACGATCGGCGCCTTCGCGGTGGTCACGCTCGTCCGCGACGCCGGGGGCGAGGCGACGCACCTGTCGAAGTGGGCGGGGCTCGGGCGCAGGTCCCCGCTGGTGGCGGCGGTGTTCGCGGTGTTCCTGCTGGCCTTCGCGGGCATTCCGCTGACGTCCGGCTTCGCCGGGAAGTTCGCCGTGTTCAAGGCGGCGGCGGAGGGCGGGGCTGCCCCGCTCGTCGTGGTCGGTGTGATCTCGTCGGCGATCGCGGCGTTCTTCTACATCCGCGTCATCGTGCTGATGTTCTTCAGCGAGCCGCGGCCGGAGGGCCCGACGGTGGCCGTGCCGTCGCCGCTGACGACGACGGCGATCGGGGTGGGCGTGGCGGTCACGCTGGTACTCGGTGTGGCACCGCAGTACTTCCTGGATCTGGCGGGGCAGGCGGGGGTGTTCGTGCGCTGA